A genome region from Thermomonospora amylolytica includes the following:
- a CDS encoding acyl-CoA dehydrogenase family protein has protein sequence MDLRESDAHRKLRRELRAYFAELLPEDERRRAGEEGVGGPRFREIVRMLGRDGWLGYGWPVEYGGQGRSVAEQYVFFDEVQRAGLPFPFVTVNTVGPTLMRYGTEEQKRRYLPGILSGDIVFAIGYTEPDAGTDLAALRTRAVRDGDCFVIDGAKVFTSGANTADYIWLACRTDPDAPRHKGISIIIVPTDAEGFSWSPIPTVGGMSVTATYYTGVHVPAGNVVGEVDGGWSLITTQLNHERIGLAALGGRMIRLWEDVLAWARGNGVLDLPWVRRDLARAHARLEAMRLLNWKMTMAVERGGLSGAQAGATKAYGTETHIDVQRTLTGILGAAGRVRPESPGAVLAGQIEQLSRQGIVNTFGGGVNEVLRDMVATQGLGLPRSRRS, from the coding sequence ATGGATCTGCGTGAGTCCGACGCGCACCGCAAGCTCAGACGCGAGCTGCGGGCGTACTTCGCCGAACTCCTGCCGGAGGACGAACGCCGCCGCGCCGGGGAGGAGGGCGTCGGCGGCCCCCGCTTCCGGGAGATCGTCAGGATGCTCGGCCGCGACGGCTGGCTCGGCTACGGCTGGCCGGTCGAGTACGGCGGGCAGGGCCGGTCGGTCGCCGAGCAGTACGTGTTCTTCGACGAGGTGCAGCGGGCCGGGCTGCCGTTCCCGTTCGTCACCGTCAACACGGTCGGGCCGACCCTGATGCGGTACGGCACCGAGGAGCAGAAGCGGCGGTACCTGCCGGGCATCCTGTCCGGCGACATCGTCTTCGCCATCGGCTACACCGAGCCCGACGCCGGCACCGACCTGGCCGCGCTGCGCACCCGCGCGGTCCGCGACGGCGACTGCTTCGTCATCGACGGTGCCAAGGTCTTCACCAGCGGCGCCAACACCGCCGACTACATCTGGCTGGCCTGCCGCACCGACCCGGACGCCCCCAGGCACAAGGGCATCTCGATCATCATCGTCCCGACCGACGCCGAGGGCTTCTCCTGGAGCCCCATCCCGACGGTCGGCGGCATGTCCGTGACCGCCACCTACTACACCGGCGTCCACGTCCCGGCCGGGAACGTCGTCGGCGAGGTCGACGGCGGCTGGAGCCTGATCACCACCCAGCTCAACCACGAACGGATCGGGCTGGCGGCCCTCGGCGGCCGGATGATCCGGCTGTGGGAGGACGTGCTCGCCTGGGCCCGCGGCAACGGCGTCCTCGACCTGCCGTGGGTGCGCCGGGACCTGGCCCGCGCGCACGCCAGGCTCGAGGCGATGCGGCTGCTCAACTGGAAGATGACCATGGCCGTCGAGCGGGGCGGGCTGTCGGGCGCGCAGGCCGGGGCCACCAAGGCGTACGGCACCGAGACCCACATCGACGTGCAGCGCACCCTCACCGGGATCCTCGGCGCGGCCGGGCGGGTCCGCCCCGAGTCGCCGGGCGCGGTGCTGGCCGGGCAGATCGAGCAGCTCTCGCGGCAGGGCATCGTCAACACGTTCGGCGGCGGGGTGAACGAGGTGCTGCGGGACATGGTCGCCACCCAGGGCCTGGGCCTGCCGAGGTCGAGGCGCTCATGA
- a CDS encoding bifunctional MaoC family dehydratase N-terminal/OB-fold nucleic acid binding domain-containing protein encodes MNDDYEERLRAWAGREVMPLKAGQDPVNVPMIRHWVEAMGDRNPIYLDEEAARATGRPGVVAPASMIQAWTMRGYAAHTAPSRDARTGMDELTELLAEAGYTSVVATDSELEFHRELVPGDHVGVREVVESISPEKRTALGEGRFVTTVRTYCDQNGEVVATQRWRLLRFRPGTGRAAKKQKALRPRPAINRDNAFWFEAAREHRLVIQRCAACKALRHPPGPCCPQCGSFDWDTVEAAGTGHVHSYVVAHHPPHPAFDMPYVVALVELAEGTRLIANLTGLAPEEVEIGMPVVVDWLEADPDLTLPVFRPARPEEAR; translated from the coding sequence ATGAACGACGACTACGAGGAGCGGCTGCGGGCCTGGGCGGGGCGCGAGGTGATGCCCCTGAAGGCGGGACAGGACCCGGTGAACGTGCCGATGATCCGGCACTGGGTCGAGGCGATGGGCGACCGCAACCCGATCTATCTGGACGAGGAGGCGGCCCGCGCCACGGGACGGCCCGGGGTCGTCGCGCCCGCGTCGATGATCCAGGCGTGGACCATGCGCGGGTACGCCGCCCACACCGCGCCGTCGCGGGACGCGCGGACCGGGATGGACGAGCTGACCGAGCTGCTGGCCGAGGCCGGTTACACCTCGGTGGTGGCGACGGACTCGGAGCTGGAGTTCCACCGGGAACTGGTGCCGGGCGACCACGTCGGCGTCCGGGAGGTCGTGGAGTCGATCTCCCCGGAGAAGAGGACAGCGCTGGGCGAGGGCCGCTTCGTCACCACCGTCCGGACCTACTGCGACCAGAACGGCGAGGTCGTGGCCACGCAACGGTGGCGGCTGCTGCGCTTCCGCCCCGGCACCGGCAGGGCCGCGAAGAAGCAGAAGGCCCTGCGGCCCCGCCCGGCGATCAACCGGGACAACGCGTTCTGGTTCGAGGCGGCCCGCGAGCACCGGCTGGTGATCCAGCGGTGCGCGGCGTGCAAGGCGCTGCGGCACCCGCCCGGCCCGTGCTGCCCGCAGTGCGGCTCGTTCGACTGGGACACCGTCGAGGCCGCCGGGACCGGCCACGTCCACAGCTACGTGGTCGCGCACCATCCGCCGCACCCGGCGTTCGACATGCCGTACGTCGTCGCGCTGGTCGAGCTGGCCGAGGGCACCCGCCTCATCGCCAACCTGACCGGCCTGGCCCCCGAGGAGGTCGAGATCGGCATGCCCGTTGTCGTGGACTGGCTGGAGGCCGACCCGGACCTGACCCTCCCGGTCTTCCGCCCCGCACGACCGGAGGAGGCACGCTGA
- a CDS encoding acyl-CoA dehydrogenase family protein, with translation MDFTLGEELEAVRELARRIFTDHATRERIRAAERSETGIDHALWSELANTGLLGVALPEDAGGAGLGLGGLCVLLEEQGRAVAPVPLWPALVTALAVARYGGPEQRAALLPGVADGTIRPTAALEEFAPHDPASPVCRARRDGDGWVLTGTKAVVPSAHGAGPVLVSADAGLFLVEADAPGITWEDVETTSRDKARTLHLDSTPAQPLTGNGVPGRPPVDSALDGVLDLARTALAAVQVGVAEGAMRRAADHVTRREQFGRPLGTFQAVQHQLADCYIEIEAMRVCLWHAVSLLDAGEPAASAVLVAKWWAGEAGLNVVHRTQHLHGGIGVDVDYPIHRYFLWGKQISGTLGGASADLERLGTALAGASW, from the coding sequence ATGGACTTCACCCTGGGCGAGGAACTGGAGGCGGTCCGGGAGCTGGCCCGGCGGATCTTCACCGACCACGCCACCCGGGAACGGATCCGCGCCGCCGAGCGGAGCGAGACCGGCATCGACCACGCCCTGTGGTCCGAGCTGGCGAACACCGGCCTGCTCGGGGTCGCGCTGCCGGAGGACGCGGGCGGCGCGGGCCTGGGCCTGGGCGGGCTGTGCGTGCTGCTGGAGGAGCAGGGCCGTGCCGTCGCGCCCGTTCCGCTGTGGCCCGCGCTGGTGACGGCGCTCGCGGTGGCCCGGTACGGCGGCCCGGAACAGCGGGCGGCGCTGCTGCCGGGAGTGGCGGACGGAACGATCCGGCCGACCGCGGCGCTGGAGGAGTTCGCCCCGCATGATCCGGCGTCGCCCGTGTGCCGGGCGCGGCGGGACGGGGACGGATGGGTGCTGACCGGCACCAAGGCGGTCGTTCCCTCGGCTCACGGGGCCGGCCCGGTGCTGGTCTCCGCCGACGCGGGCCTCTTCCTCGTGGAAGCGGACGCACCCGGCATCACCTGGGAGGACGTCGAGACCACCAGCCGCGACAAGGCCCGGACCCTGCATCTGGACAGCACCCCGGCACAGCCGCTCACCGGAAACGGCGTTCCAGGACGGCCGCCCGTTGACAGTGCCCTGGACGGGGTGCTGGACCTGGCGCGTACCGCGCTGGCGGCCGTTCAGGTGGGCGTCGCCGAAGGGGCGATGCGGCGGGCCGCCGACCACGTGACGCGGCGCGAGCAGTTCGGAAGGCCGCTGGGCACGTTTCAGGCGGTGCAGCACCAGCTCGCCGACTGCTACATCGAGATCGAGGCGATGCGGGTCTGCCTGTGGCACGCGGTCTCCCTGCTCGACGCCGGAGAGCCCGCCGCCTCGGCCGTGCTGGTCGCCAAGTGGTGGGCCGGCGAGGCCGGGCTGAACGTCGTGCACCGCACCCAGCACCTGCACGGCGGTATCGGCGTCGACGTGGACTACCCGATCCACCGTTACTTCCTGTGGGGCAAGCAGATTTCCGGGACGCTCGGCGGCGCGTCCGCCGACCTGGAGCGGCTCGGCACGGCACTGGCGGGAGCATCCTGGTGA
- a CDS encoding MaoC family dehydratase: MKTYPDVTVGETLPELSIPLTRTLIVATAIASRDYQDVHHDPELAVRRGSKDVFMNILTTGGLVDRYVTGWAGPAARVKAIRIRLGVPNYPGDTMVLTGEVTAKHDGDRRVEIAVRGTNALGPHVTGTVEITLPGEES; the protein is encoded by the coding sequence GTGAAGACCTATCCGGACGTGACGGTGGGGGAGACGCTCCCCGAGCTGAGCATCCCGCTGACCCGCACGCTGATCGTCGCGACGGCCATCGCCAGCCGCGACTACCAGGACGTCCACCACGACCCCGAACTGGCCGTGCGGCGGGGGTCCAAGGACGTCTTCATGAACATCCTGACCACGGGCGGCCTCGTCGACCGGTACGTCACCGGGTGGGCCGGACCCGCCGCGCGGGTGAAGGCCATCCGCATCCGCCTCGGCGTCCCCAACTACCCCGGCGACACGATGGTGCTCACCGGCGAGGTCACCGCCAAGCACGACGGGGACCGCCGCGTCGAGATCGCCGTGCGCGGCACCAACGCCCTCGGCCCCCACGTCACCGGCACCGTCGAGATCACCCTTCCCGGGGAGGAGTCATGA